A portion of the Ralstonia nicotianae genome contains these proteins:
- a CDS encoding anaerobic ribonucleoside-triphosphate reductase activating protein: protein MSAASLSKSAPAEPQPGPPQPAAGPQALPAIGGLTPFSSVDWPGQLAAVVFIAGCPWRCHYCHNPHLQERARGLDWREVLDFLGRRRNLLDAVVFSGGEPLSEPRLPQLIDAARALGLRIGLHTGGIYPARFAEVLPRLDWVGLDIKTTAPRYDALTGRRGSAAPVDACLDLLLRSHCAFECRTTWHPDWLPEPQLLALAQSLCSRGVKHYAIQAYRSAPGTLATALPSEATQHALAACFSSFSCR from the coding sequence GTGAGCGCCGCTTCTTTGTCGAAGAGCGCACCCGCTGAGCCGCAGCCGGGCCCGCCGCAGCCCGCGGCGGGCCCGCAGGCGCTGCCCGCCATCGGCGGCCTGACGCCGTTTTCGAGCGTCGACTGGCCGGGGCAACTGGCCGCCGTCGTCTTCATCGCCGGCTGCCCCTGGCGCTGCCACTACTGCCACAATCCGCACCTGCAGGAACGCGCGCGCGGGCTGGACTGGCGCGAGGTGCTCGATTTCCTCGGGCGCCGGCGGAACCTTCTCGACGCCGTGGTGTTCTCGGGCGGCGAGCCGCTCAGCGAGCCGCGCCTGCCGCAGCTGATCGATGCGGCCCGCGCGCTCGGCTTGCGCATCGGGCTGCACACCGGCGGCATCTACCCTGCCCGCTTTGCCGAGGTGCTGCCGCGGCTGGACTGGGTCGGCCTCGACATCAAGACCACCGCGCCGCGCTACGACGCCCTCACGGGCCGCCGAGGCAGTGCCGCGCCGGTCGACGCCTGCCTCGATCTGTTGCTGCGCAGCCACTGCGCATTCGAGTGCCGCACCACCTGGCACCCGGACTGGCTGCCCGAACCCCAACTGCTTGCGCTCGCGCAAAGCCTGTGCAGCCGCGGGGTGAAACACTACGCCATACAAGCCTATCGAAGTGCTCCCGGAACCCTGGCCACCGCATTGCCCAGCGAGGCGACGCAACACGCGCTGGCCGCCTGCTTCTCCTCTTTTTCCTGCCGTTGA
- a CDS encoding Crp/Fnr family transcriptional regulator translates to MHETRDIGDLLKHSPLFEGLDAEDLATLARDSHQIRLARHDFVFHRGDCADGFYVVAVGTIKLVLPGAHGHNKVIEFFGPGEYFGEPFMFLNQPHAADAQALEDSLLIRIGKPTIDAALDIHPTLARRMLTGLSSRLHTLMCDIETVNLQSASQRLIGYLLMLPRKLDRARFPCSKTLVASKLGLAPATLSRVLQQLIRDGLILVEGRDVVIHSAAALQRQLRAG, encoded by the coding sequence ATGCATGAGACCCGCGATATTGGCGATCTGCTCAAGCACTCCCCGCTGTTCGAAGGCCTCGACGCCGAAGACCTGGCCACGCTCGCCCGCGACAGCCATCAGATACGCCTCGCACGGCACGACTTCGTGTTCCACCGAGGCGACTGCGCTGACGGGTTCTACGTGGTGGCGGTCGGCACGATCAAGCTCGTGCTGCCCGGCGCCCACGGACACAACAAGGTGATCGAATTCTTCGGGCCGGGCGAATATTTCGGCGAGCCCTTCATGTTTCTGAACCAGCCCCATGCGGCCGACGCGCAGGCGCTGGAAGACAGCCTGCTGATCCGGATCGGCAAGCCGACCATCGACGCGGCGCTCGACATCCATCCCACGCTGGCGCGCCGGATGCTCACGGGCCTGTCGTCCCGACTCCACACGCTGATGTGCGACATCGAGACCGTCAACCTGCAAAGCGCCAGCCAGCGCCTGATCGGCTACCTGCTGATGCTGCCGCGCAAGCTCGATCGCGCCCGCTTTCCGTGCAGCAAGACCCTGGTCGCCTCCAAGCTCGGGCTGGCGCCAGCCACCCTGTCGCGCGTGCTGCAGCAGTTGATCCGCGATGGGCTGATCCTGGTCGAGGGGCGCGATGTGGTCATCCACAGCGCGGCCGCCTTGCAGCGCCAGTTGCGGGCGGGGTGA
- a CDS encoding putative zinc-binding protein, producing MALHNLPLVYACSGCSSVAQAANRLAVGLDRAGKAEMSCISGVGGGVRALVKTARSGRPILALDGCALACVKACLATAGVTADIHLVLNQLGARKRYHADCTDDEMTASAALVDEAVTTLQGRIDAAGCVSASALTLDD from the coding sequence ATGGCGTTACACAACCTTCCGCTGGTCTATGCCTGCTCGGGGTGTTCAAGCGTGGCGCAGGCGGCGAATCGTCTCGCCGTGGGGCTCGATCGTGCGGGCAAGGCCGAGATGTCCTGCATCAGCGGTGTGGGCGGCGGCGTACGCGCGCTGGTCAAGACCGCGCGCAGCGGGCGGCCCATCCTCGCGCTCGACGGCTGCGCCCTGGCTTGCGTCAAGGCGTGCCTGGCGACGGCCGGCGTCACGGCGGACATCCACCTGGTGCTCAACCAGTTGGGCGCCAGAAAGCGCTATCACGCCGACTGCACCGATGATGAGATGACCGCCTCAGCGGCGCTGGTGGACGAAGCCGTCACGACGCTGCAAGGCAGGATCGATGCCGCCGGGTGTGTGTCCGCATCGGCTCTGACATTGGACGATTGA
- the ubiT gene encoding ubiquinone anaerobic biosynthesis accessory factor UbiT: MKPFRPRPPAALVRLARRLPVPLTSFPFVLGLDVARRLAWLTPPPELEGRRFALTVEDLGLRACFCCRGGAFHLLSDGQPELELTAGVADFVALIRGAADADTLFFQRRLKISGDTELGLIVKNWLDAAERPAWLARWQSRQV; this comes from the coding sequence ATGAAACCGTTCCGCCCACGCCCGCCCGCCGCGCTGGTGCGCCTCGCCCGGCGCCTGCCGGTACCGCTGACGTCGTTTCCGTTCGTGCTCGGGCTCGATGTTGCGCGACGGCTCGCCTGGCTGACGCCGCCGCCCGAGCTGGAGGGGCGGCGCTTTGCCCTGACCGTGGAAGACCTGGGCCTGCGCGCGTGCTTCTGCTGCCGTGGCGGGGCGTTTCATCTGCTGTCGGACGGTCAGCCCGAGCTGGAGCTGACCGCGGGCGTGGCGGATTTCGTGGCGCTGATACGCGGCGCGGCCGATGCCGACACGCTGTTCTTCCAGCGTCGCCTCAAGATTTCCGGCGACACCGAGCTGGGATTGATCGTCAAGAACTGGCTCGACGCAGCCGAGCGGCCGGCCTGGCTCGCGCGGTGGCAATCGCGGCAGGTCTAG
- a CDS encoding U32 family peptidase, whose product MSYHISLGPLLYYWPRQHTLDFYAKVADSPVDIVYVGETVCSRRHELRTDDWLALAAMLRDAGKSVVLSTRTLIETSAEAQALRRQCQQDDWPVEAGELGAVRLLRGRPFVAGPHCNAYHGGTLAWLAGLGAMRAVMPLEMSQATLAELMREKPDALEIEAMVWGRLPLAFSARCFTARHFRLNKDDCGFRCIEHPDGLAVRTREGQEFLAINGIQTQSGQCLDILDQAPALSALGVKVLRVSPQSTGTLEAVAALDALRRGQPAVEVHPPEGIGRCNGYWHGQSGIEWLETSR is encoded by the coding sequence ATGTCCTATCACATCTCCCTGGGGCCGCTGCTGTACTACTGGCCGCGCCAGCACACCCTTGATTTCTACGCCAAGGTGGCGGACAGCCCGGTCGATATCGTCTACGTGGGCGAGACCGTCTGCAGCCGCCGCCACGAACTGCGTACCGATGACTGGCTCGCGCTGGCCGCCATGTTGCGCGATGCCGGCAAATCGGTCGTCCTGTCGACCCGCACGCTGATCGAAACCAGCGCCGAGGCGCAAGCGCTGCGGCGGCAGTGCCAGCAGGACGATTGGCCGGTCGAGGCCGGCGAGCTGGGCGCCGTGCGGCTGCTGCGCGGCCGGCCTTTCGTGGCGGGCCCCCATTGCAACGCTTACCACGGCGGCACGCTGGCATGGCTGGCCGGCCTCGGCGCCATGCGCGCCGTCATGCCGCTGGAGATGAGCCAGGCCACCCTGGCCGAACTGATGCGCGAGAAGCCCGATGCGCTGGAGATCGAGGCGATGGTCTGGGGGCGCCTGCCGCTGGCGTTTTCCGCACGCTGCTTCACCGCGCGGCACTTCCGGCTGAACAAGGACGACTGCGGCTTCCGCTGCATCGAACACCCCGATGGCCTGGCGGTGCGCACGCGCGAGGGGCAGGAGTTTCTCGCCATCAACGGCATCCAGACGCAATCGGGGCAGTGCCTGGACATTCTCGACCAGGCCCCGGCGCTGTCTGCGCTGGGCGTGAAGGTGCTGCGCGTGAGCCCGCAATCGACGGGCACGCTGGAGGCGGTTGCCGCGCTCGACGCCTTGCGGCGTGGCCAGCCCGCGGTGGAGGTGCATCCGCCGGAGGGCATCGGCCGCTGCAACGGCTATTGGCACGGGCAGTCCGGCATCGAATGGCTGGAGACATCGCGATGA
- the ubiU gene encoding ubiquinone anaerobic biosynthesis protein UbiU yields the protein MAPITPPTIELVAPAGSLAALKAALNAGADTVYLGLKNATNARNFAGLNFTEADIRTGVDLAHSMGRQVLFAINTFPQAGRGIEWRMAIDAAYMLGADAVILADPGLMAYARDRYPDLRLHLSVQGSATHADAIELMREQFGIHRAVLPRVLTLAEIGRVIPQTSVQIEVFGFGSLCVMAEGRCLLSSFATGDSPNNKGVCSPAHAVRWHEQDGQLDARLNTILIDRYAPGEAAGYPTLCKGRFVVDGEVDHALEEPTSLNALSLLPKLIGMGVAAIKIEGRQRSPAYVAQVVATLRAALDAAQADPARFSARPEWQAALVCHAEGAHVTQGAFDRPWK from the coding sequence ATGGCACCGATCACTCCCCCCACTATTGAATTGGTGGCCCCCGCAGGCAGCCTGGCGGCGCTCAAGGCCGCCCTCAACGCCGGGGCCGACACCGTCTACCTTGGCCTGAAGAACGCGACCAACGCGCGCAACTTCGCCGGCCTCAATTTCACCGAGGCGGATATCCGCACGGGCGTCGATCTGGCGCACAGCATGGGCCGGCAGGTCCTGTTCGCGATCAACACGTTTCCGCAGGCCGGCCGGGGCATCGAGTGGCGCATGGCCATCGATGCCGCCTACATGCTGGGCGCCGACGCCGTGATCCTGGCCGATCCGGGGCTGATGGCCTACGCGCGCGATCGCTATCCCGACCTGCGGCTGCATCTGTCCGTGCAGGGCTCCGCCACGCACGCCGATGCCATCGAGCTGATGCGCGAGCAGTTCGGCATCCACCGCGCGGTGCTGCCGCGTGTGCTCACGCTGGCCGAGATCGGGCGCGTGATCCCGCAGACCTCGGTGCAGATCGAGGTGTTCGGGTTCGGCAGCCTGTGCGTGATGGCCGAGGGCCGCTGCCTGCTGTCGTCCTTCGCCACGGGGGATTCGCCCAACAACAAGGGCGTGTGTTCGCCCGCGCACGCGGTGCGCTGGCACGAGCAGGACGGCCAGCTCGACGCGCGCCTGAACACCATCCTGATCGACCGCTACGCGCCGGGCGAAGCCGCCGGCTATCCGACGCTGTGCAAGGGGCGCTTCGTGGTCGACGGCGAGGTCGATCACGCGCTGGAAGAACCGACCAGCCTCAACGCGCTGAGCCTGCTGCCCAAGCTGATCGGCATGGGGGTGGCCGCGATCAAGATCGAAGGGCGCCAGCGCAGCCCGGCGTACGTCGCGCAGGTGGTCGCCACGCTGCGCGCGGCACTGGACGCCGCGCAGGCAGACCCGGCCCGCTTTTCCGCGCGGCCCGAATGGCAGGCCGCGCTGGTCTGCCATGCCGAGGGCGCGCACGTGACGCAGGGCGCGTTCGACCGGCCCTGGAAATAG
- a CDS encoding class-II aminoacyl-tRNA synthetase family protein — MTKTAPPLFYERMPAPGVVFGCLLPVPWAGAAVGLLLALGPVDGLPDRFAPLTLALAHALAVGMLLPAMLGALFQLFPVVAGVPVSAARWVSPCVAATCVATAAALGAGFLGVGRAAFALAAWFGAPLLAIPAVLLVLAGRRVTGTHATTRTLRWIGSALLFTLASGATLATVLGLGMFAPSATLLDLHVGWGLGGWLATLVAGVASTVLPMFWQTRRWPARWQRWVPAWLWAPLLLGSVIGWRGHALWWQGWGWLALGALSAAGVLAVGGARRRHDPAWPLWLAATSAWLAVAVLGLAAHWLPPDWPVAWWMGALALVGGGVLPVNAMLGKIVPFMVWMHLRRRVPKHVRLPAMQTLIGERQQRWHARLLLLALAMVLLVPLQPRAMAPLAGALFTLSQVWLGVQLCRALLIFRRVSRAFARG; from the coding sequence ATGACCAAAACCGCCCCCCCTCTCTTCTATGAACGCATGCCTGCCCCGGGTGTCGTGTTCGGCTGCCTGCTGCCCGTTCCGTGGGCGGGCGCGGCGGTGGGCTTGCTGTTGGCGCTGGGCCCGGTCGACGGTTTGCCGGATCGCTTTGCGCCGCTCACGCTGGCGCTTGCCCATGCACTTGCCGTCGGCATGCTGTTGCCGGCGATGCTGGGAGCGCTGTTCCAGCTGTTTCCCGTGGTGGCGGGCGTGCCGGTGTCGGCCGCGCGCTGGGTGTCGCCCTGCGTGGCCGCGACCTGCGTGGCGACTGCAGCCGCGCTGGGCGCGGGCTTTCTCGGAGTGGGGCGTGCCGCGTTTGCGCTGGCGGCGTGGTTTGGCGCGCCGCTGCTGGCAATCCCCGCCGTTTTGCTGGTGCTGGCGGGGCGGCGGGTTACCGGGACGCACGCCACCACGCGCACGCTGCGGTGGATCGGCTCGGCGCTGCTGTTCACGCTGGCCAGCGGCGCCACGCTGGCCACGGTGCTCGGTCTGGGGATGTTCGCGCCGTCGGCCACCCTGCTGGATCTGCACGTCGGCTGGGGGCTGGGCGGCTGGCTGGCGACGCTGGTGGCAGGCGTGGCCTCGACGGTGCTACCGATGTTCTGGCAGACGCGCCGTTGGCCCGCGCGGTGGCAGCGGTGGGTGCCGGCGTGGCTGTGGGCGCCGCTGCTGCTAGGCAGCGTGATCGGCTGGCGGGGGCATGCGCTGTGGTGGCAGGGCTGGGGCTGGCTGGCGCTGGGCGCATTGTCGGCGGCAGGCGTGCTGGCGGTGGGCGGCGCAAGGCGCCGGCACGATCCGGCCTGGCCGCTGTGGTTGGCCGCCACCAGCGCCTGGCTGGCGGTTGCCGTGCTGGGACTCGCCGCGCATTGGTTGCCGCCGGACTGGCCGGTGGCGTGGTGGATGGGCGCGCTGGCGCTGGTGGGCGGCGGCGTGCTGCCGGTCAATGCGATGCTGGGCAAGATCGTTCCGTTCATGGTCTGGATGCACTTGCGCCGGCGCGTACCGAAGCATGTGCGGCTGCCGGCCATGCAGACCCTGATTGGCGAGCGGCAGCAGCGCTGGCATGCCCGTCTGCTGCTGCTGGCATTGGCGATGGTGCTGCTGGTGCCGCTGCAGCCGCGCGCGATGGCGCCGCTGGCCGGCGCGTTGTTCACGTTGTCGCAAGTCTGGCTGGGCGTGCAGCTGTGTCGGGCGTTGCTGATCTTCAGGCGGGTCTCGCGGGCATTCGCACGCGGTTGA
- a CDS encoding MFS transporter: MSSTPIVSQDAIAQAAVVPRAYSVLASSTFAFTICFAVWTMFAILGIPLQKQLGLSETEFGLIAATPILTGSLARVPLGMWTDRFGGRIVFFLLMLATVVPIWFVAEATRLWQFLLLGMLVGLVGGSFSVGTPYVARWFPKSRQGFAMGIFGAGNAGAALNKFVAPLLVVAAGTWTVVPRVYAVAMLVTALLFWFGSATNPAHAAGKSVSLRAQLRVMKDPRVWRYSQYYSVVFGGYVGLSLWLTRYYVSEYGFSIKTAAFLAACFSLPGGVLRAVGGWLSDRYGASRTTWAVMWVCWVAFFLLSYPQTQFTVTSTRGPLDFHIGLSPLAFTALIGVVGVAMAIGKASVFKFISNDFTDNIGAVSGAVGLAGGLAGFVLPILFGVLVDLTGIRSTCFMLLYGAVCVSLVWMHFSFRAGRGGMPSEPPRPAALAQRAA; encoded by the coding sequence ATGTCCTCCACTCCCATCGTTTCGCAAGATGCCATCGCGCAAGCGGCCGTTGTACCGCGTGCCTATTCGGTACTGGCCTCATCCACCTTCGCCTTCACCATCTGCTTCGCGGTGTGGACGATGTTCGCCATTCTCGGGATTCCGCTGCAGAAGCAGCTCGGCCTGTCGGAAACCGAATTCGGCCTGATTGCCGCAACGCCCATCCTGACGGGCTCGCTGGCGCGCGTGCCGCTGGGCATGTGGACGGACCGCTTCGGCGGGCGCATCGTGTTTTTCCTGCTGATGCTGGCCACGGTCGTCCCGATCTGGTTTGTGGCCGAGGCGACGCGGCTGTGGCAGTTCCTGCTGCTCGGGATGCTGGTCGGGCTGGTCGGCGGCTCATTCTCGGTGGGCACGCCATACGTGGCGCGCTGGTTCCCCAAGAGCCGGCAGGGCTTTGCCATGGGCATCTTCGGCGCCGGCAACGCGGGCGCTGCGCTCAACAAGTTCGTCGCGCCGCTGCTGGTGGTCGCCGCGGGCACGTGGACGGTGGTGCCGCGCGTGTACGCCGTCGCCATGCTGGTCACCGCGCTGCTGTTCTGGTTCGGCTCGGCCACCAATCCGGCCCATGCCGCTGGCAAATCGGTCTCGCTGCGCGCGCAGCTGCGGGTGATGAAGGATCCGCGCGTGTGGCGCTACTCGCAGTATTACTCGGTGGTGTTCGGCGGCTATGTCGGGCTGTCGCTGTGGCTCACGCGGTACTACGTGTCGGAGTACGGCTTCTCGATCAAGACCGCGGCCTTCCTGGCGGCGTGCTTCTCGCTGCCGGGCGGCGTGCTGCGCGCGGTGGGCGGCTGGCTGTCGGACCGCTACGGCGCCTCCCGCACCACCTGGGCGGTGATGTGGGTGTGCTGGGTCGCGTTCTTCCTGCTGAGCTATCCGCAGACGCAGTTCACGGTGACCAGCACGCGCGGCCCGCTGGACTTCCACATCGGCCTGTCGCCGCTGGCCTTCACCGCGCTGATCGGCGTGGTGGGCGTGGCCATGGCCATCGGCAAGGCCTCGGTCTTCAAGTTCATCTCGAACGATTTCACCGACAACATCGGCGCGGTCTCGGGCGCGGTGGGCCTGGCCGGCGGGCTGGCGGGCTTCGTCCTGCCGATCCTGTTCGGCGTGCTGGTCGATCTCACCGGCATCCGCTCGACCTGCTTCATGTTGCTGTACGGCGCCGTGTGCGTGAGCCTGGTGTGGATGCACTTCAGCTTCCGCGCCGGGCGCGGCGGCATGCCGTCCGAACCGCCGCGCCCGGCTGCCCTCGCGCAGCGCGCCGCCTGA
- a CDS encoding NarK family nitrate/nitrite MFS transporter, with protein sequence MSSNVLTHWEPENPSFWRATGQSVAYRNLWISIPALMIAFAVWSLWSVVVVNLDKAGFALTKNQMFWLTALPALSGATLRIFYSFLVPIFGGRRWTALSTASLLIPALGMGMALRDPQTGFPTLLVLALLCGLGGGNFSSSMANISFFFPKQKKGLATGLNAGIGNLGVSAVQFITPLVISVGVFGALGGDPQTYTAGGVGRSLWLQNAGFLWVPFILAATLAAWFGMHDIADARASFADQAVIFKRTHNWLMCLLYVGTFGSFIGFSAGLALLTKSQFPDVDPTAYVFLGPLAGALTRPVGGWISDKLGGARVTLFTFAGMIAAVVGVLMFLPAEGNAGSFAGFLAMFIVLFALTGIGNGSTFRMIPIIFLTQHQRAARGQDDAAQRQAVQDAGKESAAVLGFTGAIGAYGGFFIPKSFGTSLELTGSVNAALYCFIAFYVVCALVTWAIYARRNAPMPC encoded by the coding sequence ATGTCGTCAAACGTCCTCACGCACTGGGAGCCGGAGAACCCTTCGTTCTGGCGCGCCACCGGCCAGTCGGTGGCCTATCGCAACCTGTGGATCTCGATTCCCGCCCTGATGATCGCGTTCGCGGTCTGGTCGTTGTGGAGCGTGGTCGTGGTCAACCTCGACAAAGCGGGGTTTGCGCTCACCAAGAACCAGATGTTCTGGCTCACCGCCTTGCCGGCGCTGTCGGGCGCCACGCTGCGCATCTTCTATTCGTTCCTGGTGCCGATTTTCGGCGGGCGGCGCTGGACGGCGCTGTCCACGGCCAGCCTGCTGATCCCCGCGCTGGGCATGGGCATGGCGCTGCGCGATCCGCAGACGGGCTTTCCGACCCTGCTGGTGCTGGCGCTGCTGTGCGGCCTGGGCGGCGGCAATTTCAGCTCGTCGATGGCCAACATCAGCTTCTTCTTCCCCAAGCAGAAGAAGGGGCTGGCCACGGGGCTGAACGCCGGCATCGGCAACCTGGGTGTGTCGGCGGTGCAGTTCATCACGCCGCTGGTGATTTCGGTCGGCGTGTTCGGCGCGCTGGGCGGCGACCCGCAGACCTACACGGCCGGCGGCGTGGGGCGCAGCCTGTGGCTCCAGAATGCGGGCTTCCTGTGGGTGCCGTTCATTCTTGCGGCTACGCTGGCCGCGTGGTTCGGCATGCATGACATTGCCGATGCCCGCGCCTCCTTCGCCGACCAGGCCGTGATCTTCAAGCGCACCCACAACTGGCTGATGTGCCTGCTGTACGTCGGCACCTTCGGCTCGTTCATCGGCTTCTCGGCCGGACTGGCACTGCTGACCAAGTCGCAGTTTCCCGATGTCGACCCGACCGCCTACGTGTTCCTCGGGCCGCTGGCCGGCGCGCTCACGCGGCCGGTGGGGGGCTGGATTTCGGACAAGCTCGGCGGGGCGCGCGTCACGCTGTTCACCTTCGCCGGCATGATCGCGGCGGTGGTGGGCGTGCTGATGTTCCTGCCCGCCGAGGGCAATGCCGGCAGCTTCGCGGGCTTCCTCGCCATGTTCATCGTGCTGTTCGCGCTGACCGGTATCGGCAACGGCTCGACCTTCCGCATGATCCCGATCATCTTCCTCACGCAGCATCAGCGGGCGGCCCGGGGCCAGGACGACGCCGCGCAGCGCCAGGCCGTCCAGGACGCCGGCAAGGAATCGGCCGCCGTGCTGGGCTTCACCGGCGCGATCGGCGCGTACGGCGGCTTCTTCATCCCCAAGAGCTTCGGCACCTCGCTGGAGCTGACGGGCTCGGTCAATGCCGCGCTGTACTGCTTCATCGCCTTCTACGTGGTGTGCGCACTGGTGACGTGGGCCATCTACGCCCGCCGCAACGCGCCCATGCCGTGCTGA